ATGCCGCTGGAAACGCCGCGATGCGCCGCCATGTGCATGACGTCGTGCGCCGGGTCGACCAGACGCACGATGCCGCCGTCGGCGCCGGCCACTTCGATGACCCGGTGCAGGAAGCCCTCGGTCATTTCGTCCACGGTACTGGCCCGGTTCAGCAGCGCGGCCATTTCGTACATCGCCGACAGTTCGCGGTTGCGCCGCTCCAGCGACGCCGTCTTTTCCGCCACGCGCGCTTCCAGCGTCGCGTGCGCGCCGGCCAGACTGGACGCCATGCGGTTGAAGCCGCGCGCCACCTCGCCGAACTCATCGTCGCTCTCGATGGCGACCTTGGCCGCATAATCACCGACCGTCAGCCGGCGCATCGCCGACGACAGCTGCTCGAGCGGACGGATGACGATCAGGAACAGCAGATAGATCACGGCACAGGTCATGGCGATCGCCATCAGGCCCAGCGCCACCTGGCACAGCCGCAGCCACTCGGTCTTGCGCGCATTGTCGATTTCCAGCTGCATGACGAAGCGGTCGATCTGGCCGACCAGCGAGGCCAGCCGGGTGCCGTGCTCCTGCGAGAACGGGCTGCCGGCGCCACCGCTGATGTCGAGCGCCCGCAGCAGCTCCGGCCGGACCTGGTCGCGCCAGTACAGGCTGACGCCGACCAGCTGGTTGCGGATGCCGATTTCGTTCGGCACCGCCAGCGGGCGATTGCGGTCGCCGCGCTGCAGGGTCGCCAGGATATGGTCGAATTCGTCGATATGGCCGGTGATCACCGCACGCGGCAGATGGCCCTGGCGGTAGCTCTCCAGCTCGAATGCCAGCCGGTAGCTGCGCATGCGCAGGCTGCCGGCGTCATTGATGGCGGCACCGCTGCCTTCCAGTTGCCAGGACAGCAGCAGTGTCGCGCCGATGGCGGCCAGCGCCAGACACATGACCACGCTGAGGATGGCCACGATGCGGAAAGTCAGGCGCCGGGACAGCGGTACGCTGCCCAGCCCGGGGGTCGATGTCATGGGGCGCTCCGGCATGCCGCCCGGCAGGCTCAGCGCTTCTCGATCGGACAGACCAGCGGCATGAACTGGCGCGTGTCCAGGTCATAGCCGTGCAGGGCACCGTCGCGAATGTCGAAGTACCAGCCGTGCAGGCTCAGTGTGTGCGCCGCGACCCGGTCGCGGATCCACGGATAGGACATCAGGTTGTCGAGCGAGATCAGGATCGACTGCCGCTCGGCGATCGCCAGCTGGGCCGCCGGGTCGCACTCGGCGTAATGGCTGTGCACATAGTCGCGGACCGGCTCGGCGATCGACAGCCACTTGGCGAGGAAGCCGCCATTGCCCGGATTGTCGGTGATGCCGTCCATCAGTGCGCGGATGCCGCCGCAGCAGCCGTGGCCGAGCACGATGATGCGTGCGATGCCGAGCACGTTGACCGCGTATTCGAGGGCGGCAGACACGCTGTGGTGGGTCTCGTGGCTCGGGTCTTCACACGGCGGGACCAGGTTGGCGATATTGCGGACGACAAACAGTTCGCCCGGCTCGCAACCGGTCAGCATCATCGGGTCGACACGGCTGTCGGCACAGCTGATGATCATGGTGGCCGGGTTCTGTCCGTACTTGAGTTCGTCGAACAGCGCTTCGTTCGGCGCGAAATAGTTTTCCTGGAAACGGCGGAAGCCTTGCAGGAATCGATCGAGCCCTTGCTGCATCAATACTCCAATCAACCGCCGGTCATCGACATGAAGCGCACGAGTTTTTGCGGTTTCCCGTCAAACTCGTGCCGTTCGGGCTTCAGCTCGATCCCCTGGCGGATGGCGGCAATCAGATCGTCGTCGCTGGCGCCGCCGCGAAGCAGCGGGCGAAACTCGACTTTCTCATCCTGCCCCAGACAGAGGTAGAGCGTCCCGTCGACCGACAGGCGGACACGGTTACAGGTTGCACAGAAGTGCTGTGACATCGGCGTTATCACGCCGAGGGTAAAAGTACCGTCCGCCGTACACCAGTAGCGTGCCGGCCCGCCGCCGAGTTCCGCCACCTGCGGCACCAGGCCGAAGCGGGAAACCAGCCGGCCGAGCACCGGTTGCAGGTCCAGATAATGGGCGCTGCGGCCGGTGTCGCCCATCGGCATGGCTTCGATCAGGCGCAGGATGAAACCGTGCTCGATCGCAAACGCCACCATATCCTCGATTTCGGCATCGTTGACGCCATCCATCGCCACCATATTGAGCTTGATCGGCGCGAGGCCGGCCTGCTTGGCGGCCATCAGACCGGCCATCACCGCCGGCAGGCTGTCGCGTCCGGTGACCTGGGTCACGCAGTCGCGGCGCAGCGAGTCGAGGCTGACATTGATGCGGTCGAGGCCGGCCGCCTTCAGCGGCGCCGCATGGCGGGCCAGCTGGGTGGCATTGGTCGACAGCGACAGATCGGTCAGACCGTCGATGGACTTCAGCCTTGCGGCCAGCTCGCCGATGCCATGACGCAGCAAGGGCTCGCCGCCGGTCAGGCGGATACGGCGGGTGCCGAGCGAAACGAACAACCGCGCCAGCCGTTCGATCTCGTCGAAGGTCAGCCAGTGTTCGGGTTGCTCGAACCCTTTGAAACCTTTGGGGATACAGTAGCTGCACCGAAGGTCGCAGCGGTCGGTCACCGATAGCCGGACATATTCGATGCTGCGTCCAAAGCGGTCTTGCAGCATGACGGGCTCCGAAGCGGGCATATAGCCGGATTGTAGATGGCCGGTCCGGCCGCGAGAGCCGGTCGGAAGACGGAGACGGTACTACTTAGTAACTATCGACCGCGACGGGGGGCCGCACGGTCGGCGGCCGGGATTTTCCCGTGTTTTAGACCGCTTCCGCAACAGGGTTTTGTCCTACAGCCTGAGCAATATCACCGCCAGCAGTGCTGCCACCAGGACGGACAGGCAGATCAGCAGGGCATTCTGCTTCTTCTGTTCGCGCATCAGCAGCAGATAGCCGTCGGTCAGCAGACGCTGGGTATCGCCGGACAGCGCGGCGTCCAGCTTGCGCGGAATCGACGGCAGCAGCGTCGCCCACGCCGGCGCCTCTTTCTTCAGCTGCTTCCACAGCCCGCGCACACCGACCTGCTCGTTCATCCAGCGCACCAGGAACGGCTTGGCAGTCGCCCACAGATCGAGGTCGGGATCGAGCTGGCGCCCCAGTCCCTCGATATTGAGCAGCGTCTTCTGCAGCAGCACCAGTTGCGGCTGGATCTCGACATTGAAGCGGCGGCTGGTCTCGAACAGGCGCAGCAGCACCAGGCCGAACGAGATCTGCGACAGCGGCCGCTCGAAGATCGGCTCGCACACCGTGCGCACCGCCGCCTCCAGCGCCTCCACCCGGGTGTCCGCAGGCACCCAGCCGGATTCGATGTGCGCCGCCGCCACGCGATGGTAGTCGCGGTTGAAGAAGGCGAGAAAATTCACTGCCAGATAGTGCTTGTCGTACTCGGTCAGCGAACCGACGATGCCGAAGTCCAGCGCGATATAGCGCCCGTCATCGGCGACGAAGATATTGCCCGGGTGCATGTCGGCATGGAAGAAACCGTCGCGAAACACCTGGGTAAAGAAAATCTCGACGCCAAAGCGCGACAACTGCTTGAGATCGACGCCACGCTCGCACAGCAGGTCGATCCGGCTGATCGGCATGCCGTCCATCCACTCCATGGTCAGCACATCGCGCGCGGTCCAGTCCCAGAACACCTCGGGCACGACCAGCATGTCCGACCCGGTGAAATTGCGCCGCAACTGGCTGGCATTGGCCGCCTCGTGCATCAGATCGAGTTCGTCATGCAGATAGGTATCGAACTCGGCCACGACCTCGCGCGGCCGCAGCCGCTTGCCGTCGCGCGACAGCCGCTCGACCCAGCCGGCCAGCATCCGCATCAGCGACAGGTCCTGCTCGATCACCGGCAGGATGTCCGGCCGCAGCACCTTGACCGCCACTTCGCGCCCGTCGTGCAGCGTGGCGCGGTGGACCTGGGCGACCGAGGCGCTGGCGACCGGCACGTCGTCGAAGCGGGCGAACAGCACATCGACCGGCTGGCCGAGGCTGGCCTCGATCACCCGGCGCGAAATCGCGCCGTCAAACGGCGGTACGCGATCCTGCAGGCGGGCCAGCTCGTCGGCATAAGCGGCCGGCAGCAGATCGCGGCGGGTCGACAGCACCTGGCCAAACTTGATGAAAATCGGCCCCAGGCTTTCCAGCGCCAGCCGCACCCGCACCGGCAGCGGCGCGGACAGGTCGCGCGGCAGCGGCATCAGTCGTGACAGCCATTTCAGCAGGCGCAGGCGCGGATGGGCAAAGAACAGTTCATCCAGGCCATGGCGGTAGAAGGTGCAGGCGATTTTCGTGGAGCGGAAGAGCGGCATGAGCAATCGATATCGGTGCGCCACTGGCGCGCAAGAGAAATGGCCGCGCGAGCGCAGGCCAGGCCCGGTCCGGCGGAAAAAGGAACAGCGTCAGCGCGGCTTCGCGCCCAGCAGGCGTTCGATGCGCTTGTCCAGCCGTTCGACGGCATCACGCGCATCGTCGACCTGGAGACAGAAGCCCGCGACATCATGCCGGCGGGCGACCAGCGGCACTTCGTCGCGCCAGTGCTCTACCAGGCTGCGACCGAGACGGACGGCGATCTCGCCCTTGAAGCCCAGCAGGCCACGCGCGGCCCCCGCCACCCGGGCGGCGGCCATGTCGCCCATGACCCGCGACAGGTCCTCGACCGCATCCCACTGCAGGCGCCCGGCCAGGCGCGCCAGTTGCGCCGCCAGTTCGGCATCGCCATGCAGTTCGACATCGGCCGGGCCGAGCGGGCTGCCGGACAGGCGGCGCAAGGCCGTGCCGGCGCCGAGCCGCACCACCGCCTCCGGCTCGCCGCTCGTCTTTGCCCAGTAGCCGTCCTCGCACACCACGCCGCTGACGGCGAACGGCGTCAGCTCGACCCGCACCCGCCGGCCGGCCAGCGCGGCAAAATCGGCGCGCAGCGCCGGTTGCTGGGCCAGCAGGTGGTTGAATACGGCGATTTGCGGTCTGTGCATGGCGGCTTTCGGGTCGGGTCAGTCGCGCAGGGAAATGACGGGCCAGTCATGCGCTTCGGCATGGGCACGCAGGAATTCGTCCGGATCGACGGCCACCGGGTGGCTGACCCGGCTCATCAGCGGGATGTCATTGCGCGAGTCGCTGTAGAACCAGCTGCTGTCGAACGCATCGAGCCGGCTGCCGCGCGCGGCCAGCCATTCGTCCAGGCGGGTGATCTTGCCGTCCTTGAAGCTCGGCGTGCCGCTCGGGCGGCCGGTGAAGCGGCCGTCGGCGCCCTGCTCCAGTTCGGTCGCGATCAGGTGTTCGACCCCGAGTTCGCGGGCGATCGGCTCGGTGATGAAACGGTTGGTGGCGGTCACGATCACCACCAGATCGCCCTGCGCCTGGTGGGCGGCGACACGTTCGCGGCCGAGGCGGGTGATGATCGGCTTGATGTGCACGTCCAGGTATTCGGCATGCAGCGCATCCAGTTCATCGCGGTCGCGGTCGGCGAGCGGCTTGAGCTGGAAGTCGAGGAAAGCATCGATATCGAGGGTGCCGTCGCGATACTGCTGGTAGAAGCGGTCGTTCTCGCGATGGTAGTACTCGGCATCGAGCAGGCCCTTTCCGATCAGGAAACGCGGCCATTCCACATCGGAATCGCCAGCCAGCAAGGTATTGTCGAGATCGAACAGGGCAAGATTCATCGTGTCAGCTTTGCATGCAGGATATTTTTCACGAACGGAACGGTGATCGGCTTGCGCAGCGCCAGCGAATAGTGGTCCAGCGCATCGATCATCGCCACCAGGGAAGACATGTCGCGCCGCCAGTGGGTCAGCAACCAGCGGATCACGTCGTCAGGCACATCGACCAGGCGCATCTGCGCATGGCGCTTCAGCGCGGCAAACTTGTCCGCGTCACTCATGGCCTGGACCTGGAACACCAGCCCCCAGCCAAGTCGCGTGCGCAGGTCGTCGCGCAGTTTCAGTTGCAGCGGGGCGGCGCGGCCAGCGGTCAGCAACTGGCCCTCGCCGCCATCCTTCAGCGAATTGAAGATCGAAAACAGGGTGATCTGGTCGTCGGGTTCGAGATCGTCGACATGGTCGACCGCCACGCAGCGCGCCTCGCGTGCAAAGTCGGGCAGCTTCTCCGCCCGGGCATCGAGATAGATCGCCGCGCGACCGACCGCGTTCGCGTGTTCGACCCACTGCTGCAGCAAGTGGGTCTTGCCGACGCCGGGCGCGCCCCACAGGTATATGAATCGCTCGCCGGCCGGGTCGGTCAGCGCAGCGATGATCTGCCTGTTGTGCTCGGCGATGAAGTGGTCAAAGGCCGGCGCGGGGGGCGGGGTGAGGTCGAGTACGAGCTGATCCAACGCAGTATCTGGGTAGCGAAGCGGTTAGCGGGCCGGTTTCGGGACGGGCGGCTCGCCCGTCCGCTGCTCAATCGTGCCCGGCAGGGATACGCGTGATTCTACGCTGATACCAGCGCGACGCGTAGTAGCGGACCATGCCCTCCTGCCACAGCACCCGCAGCACCGCCGATACCGGCAGCGCCAGCAGCACGCCGACAAAGCCGAACAGTGTGCCGAACGCCATCAGGGCGAAGATCACCAGCGCCGGATGCAGGCCGATGCGGTCGCCGACCAGTTGCGGGGTGATGATGAAACTTTCCAGCGTCTGCGCCACCGCGTACACGCCCCACACCATCGCCAGCCCCTCGAACGAGCCGAACTGCAGGATGGCGGCCAGCGTGGCGAGCAGCACGCCGATAAAGGCCCCCACATACGGAATGCACACCAGCAGCCCGGCGACCACGCCGATGGCGAAGCCGGAATCCAGCCCGACCAGCCACCAGCCAAGTCCGTACAGCGCGGCCATGATCACCATGACCGTCAGTTGCCCGCGCAGGAACTCGCCAACCATGTGATCGACCTTGCCGAGGACTTCGCCGACACCGGGACGCCAGCGCGGCGGCAGCAACTGGCCCAGGCGGGCGACGATGCCATGCCAGTCGCGCAGCAGATAGAACGCCAGGATCGGGGTCAGGAACAGATTGGACAGGAACACGATCAGCGCCAGCCCCTGGCTGGTCAGCGCCGGCAGCGTGCGTTCCAGCGCCTGACGCAGCCCGCCGACATTGCGCACGATGGCATCGCGCAGCGAGGTGCCATTGAAATGGACCGCAATGTCGAGCTTTGCCGCCAGCCACGGCGACACCGTGTGCTCCAGCCAGTCGACCAGCGTCGGCATGCGTTCGGACAGCCCCTGCACCTGCTGGATGAACATCGGCACGATCAGCAGCAACAGCAGCGACAGCAGCAGCGCCACCGCCACCAGCACCAGCGTGGTCGCCAGCGCGCGGTTGAGACCGCGCCGCGCCAGCGCGTCCACGGTCGGCACCGCCATATAGGCCAGCGCAGCGGCGGCCAGGAACGGAACCAGCACCTCGGTCAGCGACCACAGCAGCCACAGGACCAGCGCGGTGAGCAGATAGGGCCACACCCGGACGGGGGGCCTGGAAGATTTGCGGCGGATGCGCGACATGTTCGGTAAAATGCGGGGGAAATTGGCGGGAATCGGAATCACGCGCGTCGCCCGCTCGTGCGGGCGGCCTTGCCGCCGTGATCATGCGCCACGGCGCGTCGCGGGCGGCTCAGGGGGATATATACCTGAACTGCGCCCCGTTGCCGCGAAGAATCTGTCATCGGCCCGGCCGGCGACAGGCAGTCCCAACATTGTCATTGAGCAAGAAAGCGAGTCTCTCGTGAGTCAGTCCCTGAGCTACCGCGACGCGGGCGTCGACATCGACGCCGGCGACCAGCTGGTCGAAAACATCAAGCCGTACGCCAAGCGGACCCTGCGTCCGGAAGTGCTGGGCGGCATCGGCGGCTTCGGCGCGCTGATCGAGATCAGCAAGAAATATCAGGAACCCGTGCTGGTGTCCGGCACCGATGGCGTCGGCACCAAGCTGAAACTGGCTTTCGAGTGGAACCGCCACGACACGGTCGGCATCGATCTGGTCGCCATGAGCGTCAACGACATCCTGGTCCAGGGGGCGGAACCGCTGTTCTTCCTCGACTACTTCGCCTGCGGCAAGCTCGACGTGCTGCAAGCCACTGACGTGATCAAGGGCATTGCCGCCGGCTGCGAACAGGCCGGCTGCGCACTGATCGGCGGCGAAACCGCCGAAATGCCGGGCATGTACCCGTCCGGCGAATACGATCTGGCCGGCTTCGCCGTCGGCGTGGTCGAAAAGAGCAAGGTCATTACCGGCCGCAGCATCGGCCCCGGTGACGTGGTGCTGGGTCTGGCATCGAACGGCGCGCACTCGAACGGCTATTCGCTGGTGCGCAAGATCCTCGACCTGAAGCAACCCGATCTCGACGCCCCGTTCGATGGCGAGCGCTCGCTGCGCGACGCGGTGATCGCGCCGACCCGCATCTACGTGAAGCCGCTGCTGGCGCTGATGCAGTCGCTGCCGGTCAAGGGCATGGCCCACATCACCGGCGGCGGCATCACCGAGAACGTGCCGCGCGTGCTGCCCGACAATGTCGTCGCCCAGATCGACGCCGCCAGCTGGGCGCTGCCGAAGCTGTTCCAGTGGCTGCAGAGTGCCGGCAATGTCGAATCGCACGAAATGTACCGCACCTTCAACTGCGGTATCGGCATGGTGGTGATCGTTGCCGCCGAACACGCCGACGCCGCCGTGGCGCAGCTGTCCGCCGCCGGTGAAACCGTCCACCGCCTTGGCCTGATCCGCGCCCGTCAGGGCGACGAGCACCAGACCCAGGTGGCCTGAGCCCGTCCCGGGGCGCCAGGTCCGGCGCCCGTTCCGCCCCCGCCCCGGCGGGGAGAGGCTGTTTCGCTCGTCCGTTCTGCGTGGTGAGTGTTCATCTGGCCGCTGTTGCCCGCACGGTAACAGCGCTTTTCATTTATCACGCTAGTATGAGGAGGTCATTGCGGCCTCCGCTGCTGCCGGCGCCCTGTTCCACATGAAAAACATCGTCATCCTGATTTCCGGTCGCGGATCGAACATGCAGGCCATCGTCGAGGCCGGCATTCCCGGCGCGCGCATCGCCGCCGTGATCTCCAACCGCGCCGACGCCGCCGGCCTGGCCTGGGCGGCCGCGCGCGGCATCGCCACCGAGGCGCTGGACCACACCGCCTACCCCGACCGCCCGGCCTTCGACAGCGCCCTGGCCGCCGTCATCGACCGCCATCAGGCCGATCTGGTGGTACTGGCCGGCTTCATGCGCATTCTGACCCCGGACTTCACCAGTCATTACGCCGGCCGCATGATCAACGTCCATCCGTCGCTGCTGCCGGCTTTCTCCGGCCTGCATACCCACCAGCGCGCCATCGATGCCGGCTGCGCCGTTGCCGGCGCCACCGTGCACTTCGTGACCGCCGAACTCGACCACGGCCCGATCGTGGCCCAGGGCGTGGTGCCGGTGCTGCCGGACGACAGCGCCGCCTCGCTGGCCGAGCGCGTACTGCGCATCGAGCACCGGCTGTATCCGCAGGCCGTGCGCTGGTTCGTCGAGGACCGGCTGCACATCAACGGCCACCGGGTCGAAGTCCGCGACGTCGAACCGGCCGCCCGCGCCCTCGTGGCGCTGGACTGAGACGGAGACCGGCATGACACGACGCGGACAGTGGGCTCTGGCCGTGGTGCTGTCGCTGCTGGTCCATTCCGTTCTGCTGGCCGAAGGCTGGCGCTGGCAGTGGCCGTTTTCCGAGACCGATCCGGTCCTGGTCAAGCCGCTGACCATCGAGCTGTATTCGCAGCAGGTGCTCGACAGCGCCGCCGCCCCGCGTCTGGCTGCCGCCGCGCCGCCGCCACCGGCCATTGCCGTCGGTGACGCCACGCTGCCGCCGCCGAAAAAGAAACCACGCAAGAAACTGCTGCCGCCAACCTCCCCCCGCACGACGGAAGAAGCGCCGGCCACGCCGGCCGATGCGCCCCCCGCCGACGATGCCTCCCCGCCAGCGGACGAAGCCCCCCCGGCAGAAGACCCGGGCGACATCGGCCGTCGCGACAAGCCGTTTGCCGACTCCGGCGACGGCAAGGACGCCACCCCGCCGGCCGACGACACGCCGGCGGCAAAGACCGATGCGATGTCGCGCCGCTTCCCGGACCACGCCACGCTGACCTATGAGGTGTTCTACGGTGCCTTTCTGGCCGGCAGCGGCGATATCGAATGGAGCAAGACCCCGGGCGGCTACCGGCTGGACGTCCGCCTGCACCCGGTATTCGGTCCGCGACTCGGCTACAGCAGCCAGGGAAGCATCGGCCCGAACGGGCTGAGACCGTCGCATTTCGAGGCCACCCGGGGCGACCAGGTGCGCGAGACCGCCGACTTCGACTGGGAGGCGAAGGTGCTGACCTATGGCCGCGGCGACAAGAAAACGGCCCCGCTGGAAGACGGCGCGCAGGACGTATTCAGCGTCGCGTTCCAGATTGCGCTGAAAGGCGGCAAGTCGTTGAACAAGAACGTACAGGTGACGACCGGCAAGAAGGTTTATCATTACCCCCTTTCCGTCGTCGGAGACGCCGACGTCGATGTCGACCGGAAAATTCCCGCCGTGCTGGTTCGCAGCCTGTCCGACGGTGACACGGTCGAATTCTGGATCGCGCCCGATTATCACAACTTCCCGCTCCGCATCCGCATGCAGGACAGCGAGAAGACAATCGACATGAAACTCATCAGGCTGAAGGTCGGAAATGAAATCCGGCTGGAGCGCCCCAAACAAGACAAGTCACACAATGCCAATTAGTGCCGCTCAATTCGACGCTGTGGTCGACGCGCTTCGCCGTGTCCTGCCCTGCGACCGCCCCGCCGACACCGTGCTGTCGGCCTGGTTCCGTGACCAGCGCCGTCTCGGCGCCACCGATCGCCACCTGGTGGCCGAAACCGTCTTCGCCGTCCTGCGCCGCCGCGCGTTCCTGACCGCGCTGACCCAGCCGAACCCGACACCGAAGCGGCTGGCCATTGCCAGCCTGGTCAAGGTGCGCGGCCTCAATCTGCGCGAGCTGGAAGGCATCCTGACCGAGGCGGAGAAAAAATGGGCCGGCGAGCTGAAAGGCACGACGCCGGAACTGACGCTGGCCGAACGCGCCGAGCTGCCGGACTGGGTCGCGACCCAGCTCCAGGACGCCGGCCTGTCCGACGACGAACTG
This Microvirgula aerodenitrificans DSM 15089 DNA region includes the following protein-coding sequences:
- the hda gene encoding DnaA regulatory inactivator Hda codes for the protein MDQLVLDLTPPPAPAFDHFIAEHNRQIIAALTDPAGERFIYLWGAPGVGKTHLLQQWVEHANAVGRAAIYLDARAEKLPDFAREARCVAVDHVDDLEPDDQITLFSIFNSLKDGGEGQLLTAGRAAPLQLKLRDDLRTRLGWGLVFQVQAMSDADKFAALKRHAQMRLVDVPDDVIRWLLTHWRRDMSSLVAMIDALDHYSLALRKPITVPFVKNILHAKLTR
- a CDS encoding carbonic anhydrase, translated to MQQGLDRFLQGFRRFQENYFAPNEALFDELKYGQNPATMIISCADSRVDPMMLTGCEPGELFVVRNIANLVPPCEDPSHETHHSVSAALEYAVNVLGIARIIVLGHGCCGGIRALMDGITDNPGNGGFLAKWLSIAEPVRDYVHSHYAECDPAAQLAIAERQSILISLDNLMSYPWIRDRVAAHTLSLHGWYFDIRDGALHGYDLDTRQFMPLVCPIEKR
- a CDS encoding type IV pili methyl-accepting chemotaxis transducer N-terminal domain-containing protein; the encoded protein is MTSTPGLGSVPLSRRLTFRIVAILSVVMCLALAAIGATLLLSWQLEGSGAAINDAGSLRMRSYRLAFELESYRQGHLPRAVITGHIDEFDHILATLQRGDRNRPLAVPNEIGIRNQLVGVSLYWRDQVRPELLRALDISGGAGSPFSQEHGTRLASLVGQIDRFVMQLEIDNARKTEWLRLCQVALGLMAIAMTCAVIYLLFLIVIRPLEQLSSAMRRLTVGDYAAKVAIESDDEFGEVARGFNRMASSLAGAHATLEARVAEKTASLERRNRELSAMYEMAALLNRASTVDEMTEGFLHRVIEVAGADGGIVRLVDPAHDVMHMAAHRGVSSGMTQRERCIHVNYCLCGDGARGVTRIEALDGSVPIASGCHDEGYNVVSVFPIGSGEPSLGVFNLFFRRAHIFTRQDIQLFEVLGQRLAVAIENLRLSTKARELAVLEERNLFAQGLHDSIAQGLSYLNLQAQMLEVAINDRDDESTREALTAIRAGVQESYEDVRELLNNFRARLGAEDLGDAIGNLLDKFRRQTGVAVVFHREGFGAPLSPDQQLQLLFIVQEALSNIRKHSQATHVEVRLEDEARLMLSIHDDGVGFDPAILDSSPENHYGLNIMRERAHRAGMELAIRPEPGRGTRLELKLAEENRQVA
- a CDS encoding ubiquinone biosynthesis accessory factor UbiJ → MHRPQIAVFNHLLAQQPALRADFAALAGRRVRVELTPFAVSGVVCEDGYWAKTSGEPEAVVRLGAGTALRRLSGSPLGPADVELHGDAELAAQLARLAGRLQWDAVEDLSRVMGDMAAARVAGAARGLLGFKGEIAVRLGRSLVEHWRDEVPLVARRHDVAGFCLQVDDARDAVERLDKRIERLLGAKPR
- a CDS encoding DUF3108 domain-containing protein, translated to MTRRGQWALAVVLSLLVHSVLLAEGWRWQWPFSETDPVLVKPLTIELYSQQVLDSAAAPRLAAAAPPPPAIAVGDATLPPPKKKPRKKLLPPTSPRTTEEAPATPADAPPADDASPPADEAPPAEDPGDIGRRDKPFADSGDGKDATPPADDTPAAKTDAMSRRFPDHATLTYEVFYGAFLAGSGDIEWSKTPGGYRLDVRLHPVFGPRLGYSSQGSIGPNGLRPSHFEATRGDQVRETADFDWEAKVLTYGRGDKKTAPLEDGAQDVFSVAFQIALKGGKSLNKNVQVTTGKKVYHYPLSVVGDADVDVDRKIPAVLVRSLSDGDTVEFWIAPDYHNFPLRIRMQDSEKTIDMKLIRLKVGNEIRLERPKQDKSHNAN
- a CDS encoding AI-2E family transporter translates to MSRIRRKSSRPPVRVWPYLLTALVLWLLWSLTEVLVPFLAAAALAYMAVPTVDALARRGLNRALATTLVLVAVALLLSLLLLLIVPMFIQQVQGLSERMPTLVDWLEHTVSPWLAAKLDIAVHFNGTSLRDAIVRNVGGLRQALERTLPALTSQGLALIVFLSNLFLTPILAFYLLRDWHGIVARLGQLLPPRWRPGVGEVLGKVDHMVGEFLRGQLTVMVIMAALYGLGWWLVGLDSGFAIGVVAGLLVCIPYVGAFIGVLLATLAAILQFGSFEGLAMVWGVYAVAQTLESFIITPQLVGDRIGLHPALVIFALMAFGTLFGFVGVLLALPVSAVLRVLWQEGMVRYYASRWYQRRITRIPAGHD
- the purM gene encoding phosphoribosylformylglycinamidine cyclo-ligase, producing the protein MSQSLSYRDAGVDIDAGDQLVENIKPYAKRTLRPEVLGGIGGFGALIEISKKYQEPVLVSGTDGVGTKLKLAFEWNRHDTVGIDLVAMSVNDILVQGAEPLFFLDYFACGKLDVLQATDVIKGIAAGCEQAGCALIGGETAEMPGMYPSGEYDLAGFAVGVVEKSKVITGRSIGPGDVVLGLASNGAHSNGYSLVRKILDLKQPDLDAPFDGERSLRDAVIAPTRIYVKPLLALMQSLPVKGMAHITGGGITENVPRVLPDNVVAQIDAASWALPKLFQWLQSAGNVESHEMYRTFNCGIGMVVIVAAEHADAAVAQLSAAGETVHRLGLIRARQGDEHQTQVA
- the ubiB gene encoding ubiquinone biosynthesis regulatory protein kinase UbiB translates to MPLFRSTKIACTFYRHGLDELFFAHPRLRLLKWLSRLMPLPRDLSAPLPVRVRLALESLGPIFIKFGQVLSTRRDLLPAAYADELARLQDRVPPFDGAISRRVIEASLGQPVDVLFARFDDVPVASASVAQVHRATLHDGREVAVKVLRPDILPVIEQDLSLMRMLAGWVERLSRDGKRLRPREVVAEFDTYLHDELDLMHEAANASQLRRNFTGSDMLVVPEVFWDWTARDVLTMEWMDGMPISRIDLLCERGVDLKQLSRFGVEIFFTQVFRDGFFHADMHPGNIFVADDGRYIALDFGIVGSLTEYDKHYLAVNFLAFFNRDYHRVAAAHIESGWVPADTRVEALEAAVRTVCEPIFERPLSQISFGLVLLRLFETSRRFNVEIQPQLVLLQKTLLNIEGLGRQLDPDLDLWATAKPFLVRWMNEQVGVRGLWKQLKKEAPAWATLLPSIPRKLDAALSGDTQRLLTDGYLLLMREQKKQNALLICLSVLVAALLAVILLRL
- the purN gene encoding phosphoribosylglycinamide formyltransferase, producing the protein MKNIVILISGRGSNMQAIVEAGIPGARIAAVISNRADAAGLAWAAARGIATEALDHTAYPDRPAFDSALAAVIDRHQADLVVLAGFMRILTPDFTSHYAGRMINVHPSLLPAFSGLHTHQRAIDAGCAVAGATVHFVTAELDHGPIVAQGVVPVLPDDSAASLAERVLRIEHRLYPQAVRWFVEDRLHINGHRVEVRDVEPAARALVALD
- a CDS encoding HAD family hydrolase, which produces MNLALFDLDNTLLAGDSDVEWPRFLIGKGLLDAEYYHRENDRFYQQYRDGTLDIDAFLDFQLKPLADRDRDELDALHAEYLDVHIKPIITRLGRERVAAHQAQGDLVVIVTATNRFITEPIARELGVEHLIATELEQGADGRFTGRPSGTPSFKDGKITRLDEWLAARGSRLDAFDSSWFYSDSRNDIPLMSRVSHPVAVDPDEFLRAHAEAHDWPVISLRD
- the moaA gene encoding GTP 3',8-cyclase MoaA, whose amino-acid sequence is MLQDRFGRSIEYVRLSVTDRCDLRCSYCIPKGFKGFEQPEHWLTFDEIERLARLFVSLGTRRIRLTGGEPLLRHGIGELAARLKSIDGLTDLSLSTNATQLARHAAPLKAAGLDRINVSLDSLRRDCVTQVTGRDSLPAVMAGLMAAKQAGLAPIKLNMVAMDGVNDAEIEDMVAFAIEHGFILRLIEAMPMGDTGRSAHYLDLQPVLGRLVSRFGLVPQVAELGGGPARYWCTADGTFTLGVITPMSQHFCATCNRVRLSVDGTLYLCLGQDEKVEFRPLLRGGASDDDLIAAIRQGIELKPERHEFDGKPQKLVRFMSMTGG